Sequence from the Fusobacterium periodonticum 1_1_41FAA genome:
TCATAAATTTTTCCTCCTGTGTATAATAAAAGCCACAGATAAAATCTGTGGCCAAAGTTAATTAATCCCACATATTAAGATTTTCTCTCTCTTATAAAATCAGCAAGAGAAATCAAAATCTTTCCTTTCTCTTCTCCAAACATATTATGTATAATCTTTTTTGCTCTTTCAACAGTCTCGTTTAGAATTTTTTTACTTTCTTCCATACCTAAAATACTAGGATAAGTCGCCTTATGTAAATCATCATCACTTCCAACAGGCTTACCTAAATCTTCGAAAGTTCCTTCAATATCTAATATATCATCTTTTACTTGAAAAGCTAAACCAATGAGTTCAGCATATTCTTCTAATACAAGTCTCTTATCTTCAGAAACATCAGCTATAATACAAGCTATTTCAATAGGAAGTTTTATTAACTTTCCTGTCTTATGTTTATGAATATATTTTAAAGTTTCTAGATTAATTTTTTTATTTTCACTTTCAATATCTATCATTTGCCCACCTATCATTCCATTTATTCCTGAATAAGCAGAAGTTTTTGAAATAATATTTGTAATTTGTTCAAATGATAAAATATTTAAATTTTTTTCTGATAACATATAGAAAGCATAAGTCAGTAGTGCATCTCCTATAAGAATAGCTTCAGCTTCTCCAAAAACTTTATGAGTTGTTAGTTTACCTCTTCTATAATCATCATTGTCAAGAGCTGGTAGGTCATCATGAACAAGAGAATAAGAATGTATCATCTCTACTCCTATGGCTGACTTTACCCCTTTTTGTATATCTTGATTTAATAATTCCAAAGTTGTAAAAAGTAAAAAAGGCCTCAATCTTTTACCACCATTTAAAAGAGCATACTCCATTCCTTTTGCTATAGTTTCTGGGTATGAAAGTTCTTCTAACTCTTTTTTTAATTCAGTTTCAAAAAAATTAGTTTTTTCTTTTAAATAAACTTTGAAATCACTATTCATCTTAAATCTCCTCTGTCTCAATTTCTCCATTTTTTTCAATGACTTTAATTAATCTACCCTCAGCTTCATTTAACATCTTAGAAGCTGTTTTTATAAGTTTCATTGCATTTTCATATTCTTTTATTGCATCGTCCAGACTAAGTTCTCCACTTTCTAGTTTTTCAATAATTTCATCTAAATTTTCTAAATTTTCTTCAAAAGTATTTTTTGCCATCTCTACTCCTTTCATATAATAAAAAATATTTAAAATTTATTTTGTATAAAATGTTAATATTTTTTTATTATATTTTCTTTCATCAGTTTTTCTAAAAGAAGCTATATTATCTTCTAAATCTTCAAACAAATGGTGTTCACAGATTATTAAGCCATCATCTGCTAAAATATCTGCCTTATCTATAGCCTTTAAAACTTTTGTAGTGATATTATCTTGATAAGGTGGATCCATGAATATTATATCAAATTTTTCCTTTTTTCTTCCTAATATTTCTACTGCTCTTACAACATCATTTTTATAAGCTCTACATCTATCTGTAAAACCTAAGTTATCAATGTTTTCAATAATATATTTTAAAGCTTCTCCATCTTTTTCTATCATAACAGCTCTTTTAGCACCTCTACTCACAGCTTCAAGTGAGATACTTCCACTTCCACTGAATAAATCTAAGAAAACAGAATTTTCTACATATGGAGCAATTATTGAAAAAAGAGATTCTTTTACACTTTCAAGAGTTGGTCTTGTATCAAAACCTTTTCTTGTCTTTATTATTCTATTTTTAGCTTCACCTGCTATTATTCTCATATTACCCCCAATTAATAAATAAACATACTGTCACCAAAGCTAAAAAAGTGATATTCTTCTTTAACTGCCAATTTATATATTTCAAGCATTTTTTCTCTATCATATAATGCTGAAACAAGCATCAACAATGTTGATTTTGGAAGGTGAAAGTTTGTTATCAAAGCATCAACTATTTTAAATTGGTAACCTGGATATATAAAAATTCCTGTATCTTTTTTTTGAGCAATTAATTTCCCATTTTCATCAACTGAAGATTCTAATGCTCTTGTTGCAGTTGTACCAACTGAAATAATTCTTCTTCCTTGTGCCTTAGCTTCATTTATAGCCTTTGCAGCTTTTTCTGAAATTTCAAAGCTTTCTTCATGCATCTTATGTTCTAAAACATTTTCTGTTTGAACAGGTCTAAATGTTCCTAGACCAACTTCTAAGAAAATATCAACTATTTCTATACCCTTTTCTGAGATTTTTTTCAATAGTTCCTCTGTAAAATGTAATCCTGCAGTTGGAGCAGCAACAGATTCTCCTCTTTGAGCATAGACAGTTTGATACCTATCTTTATTTTCTAGTTTTCTTGTTATATATGGAGGTAAAGGCATAGAACCAAGTTTATCTAAAACTTCTTCAAAACTACCCTCATAATAAAACTTTAATATTCTATTGCCATCTTCTTTAATTTCTAATAATTCAGCTATAAGCTCTTTATTTTCTCCTATATACAACTTTTGTCCTAATTTCAATTTTTTAGCTGGTTTCAATAAACATTCCCAAGTGTCTATAGAAATTCTTTTTATTAAAAGAATTTCTAAAACTCCACCACTTTCCTTATATCCATATATTCTAGCTGGTATAACTTTAGTTGCATTTCTAACTAAAACATCACCTTTTTGTAAGTAGTCAATTATATTATAGAAATGCTTATGTTCAATTTCCCCTGTTTTCCTATTTATCAACATAAGTTTTGCTGAATCTCTAGGTTCTCTAGGTTTTTGACCTATAAGCTCTTCAGGTAAAAAATAATCATAATCACTAAGATAAGTCGACATCTTCCTCTTCCTCAATTTCTTCAAAATTATCAGCTTTTATTGCTTTTTTAGCAAGCACTACTCTATCATTTCCACCATAGTCTTTTACTACAGATAAAATAGCAAAATTATTATCCTCTAAAATTTTTGAAACATCTTTTGCTTGTTTATAACCAATTTCAAAAGCTAGATAACCTGTATCTTTTAAATAAGATCCTGCTTTTTTTGAAATTTCCCTATAAAAATGTAGTCCGTCTCCTAAGTCAGTAAGAGCATTTTTAGGCTCAAAGTTTTTTACTTCTGGCATTAAACTTTCATACTCTTCTTTTGTTATATATGGTGGGTTTGAAACTATTAAATCATATTTAAAATCTTCATCTAGTTTTTCAAATAAATCAGATTTCATAAAGTTTACATTTTCTACTTTGTTTAATACTTTATTTTCATTTGCAAGTTCTATAGCATCTTCATTTATATCTACTCCTGTTACAGAGCTAGATTTTAATTCATTTGCAATGGCAATAGATATTGCTCCACTTCCACTACCTATATCTAAAATATTAGGTTCTTCTATTTCTCTCATAAGTTGTATACAT
This genomic interval carries:
- a CDS encoding polyprenyl synthetase family protein; protein product: MNSDFKVYLKEKTNFFETELKKELEELSYPETIAKGMEYALLNGGKRLRPFLLFTTLELLNQDIQKGVKSAIGVEMIHSYSLVHDDLPALDNDDYRRGKLTTHKVFGEAEAILIGDALLTYAFYMLSEKNLNILSFEQITNIISKTSAYSGINGMIGGQMIDIESENKKINLETLKYIHKHKTGKLIKLPIEIACIIADVSEDKRLVLEEYAELIGLAFQVKDDILDIEGTFEDLGKPVGSDDDLHKATYPSILGMEESKKILNETVERAKKIIHNMFGEEKGKILISLADFIRERKS
- the rsmD gene encoding 16S rRNA (guanine(966)-N(2))-methyltransferase RsmD, which translates into the protein MRIIAGEAKNRIIKTRKGFDTRPTLESVKESLFSIIAPYVENSVFLDLFSGSGSISLEAVSRGAKRAVMIEKDGEALKYIIENIDNLGFTDRCRAYKNDVVRAVEILGRKKEKFDIIFMDPPYQDNITTKVLKAIDKADILADDGLIICEHHLFEDLEDNIASFRKTDERKYNKKILTFYTK
- the prmC gene encoding peptide chain release factor N(5)-glutamine methyltransferase is translated as MNLLKILKFIEEYLKKYSFSKPRLESEKLVSYVLNLDRIALYIHHERELTEEEKTSIKQFLKQMVEEKKSFDEIKGEKKDYKTENLDIFNKSVEYLKKNGVPSALVDTEYIFSEALKVSRNTLKYSMSREIKEEDKNKIREMLMLRAKNRKPLQYILGEWEFYGLPFKVRENVLIPRPDTEILVEQCIQLMREIEEPNILDIGSGSGAISIAIANELKSSSVTGVDINEDAIELANENKVLNKVENVNFMKSDLFEKLDEDFKYDLIVSNPPYITKEEYESLMPEVKNFEPKNALTDLGDGLHFYREISKKAGSYLKDTGYLAFEIGYKQAKDVSKILEDNNFAILSVVKDYGGNDRVVLAKKAIKADNFEEIEEEEDVDLS
- the xseB gene encoding exodeoxyribonuclease VII small subunit, producing the protein MAKNTFEENLENLDEIIEKLESGELSLDDAIKEYENAMKLIKTASKMLNEAEGRLIKVIEKNGEIETEEI
- the queA gene encoding tRNA preQ1(34) S-adenosylmethionine ribosyltransferase-isomerase QueA, whose protein sequence is MSTYLSDYDYFLPEELIGQKPREPRDSAKLMLINRKTGEIEHKHFYNIIDYLQKGDVLVRNATKVIPARIYGYKESGGVLEILLIKRISIDTWECLLKPAKKLKLGQKLYIGENKELIAELLEIKEDGNRILKFYYEGSFEEVLDKLGSMPLPPYITRKLENKDRYQTVYAQRGESVAAPTAGLHFTEELLKKISEKGIEIVDIFLEVGLGTFRPVQTENVLEHKMHEESFEISEKAAKAINEAKAQGRRIISVGTTATRALESSVDENGKLIAQKKDTGIFIYPGYQFKIVDALITNFHLPKSTLLMLVSALYDREKMLEIYKLAVKEEYHFFSFGDSMFIY